One window of the Eschrichtius robustus isolate mEscRob2 chromosome 13, mEscRob2.pri, whole genome shotgun sequence genome contains the following:
- the C13H12orf50 gene encoding uncharacterized protein C12orf50 homolog isoform X2, whose product MEMQQNCSISCFWETQPLGCVKISCIFYHSKPRNINGLFLPPSSNITPQKETQEGIPPPTQSQEPLKPQENISRPIHHPLVLKTNFEEEEEEEDEQNDASSLWTKTPEEIEEKRAIKEMCYKSGEYYRFHTPPDTLSSKSIASTVEKELEKPLENGSELQEGDSLTVPTKFSLFERQGEIKASLDRKPRTDSAAFENGGGDCYIPQRIIFLGVDENEALTEEKEITMSKYSNAKVHDVQPVRKPHFKGVKKRKWIYDEPKNFPGPGMRRAVQAPNPQNKMSYHRNNKNGNSENASYIHVQRDAVRTVSMNAPPRSRPTNGSYNKVDVNKEPKFNLCSDKYMSTSYNGSAWRKRIPFSKTYSKTEKIYTEPRRNGSK is encoded by the exons ATGGAAATGCAG CAAAACTGCAGCATTTCATGCTTCTGGGAAACACAGCCTCTTGGTTGTGTGAAGATCAGTTGTatcttttatcacagcaaaccTCGAAATATCAATGGATTATTTTTGCCACCAAGTAGCA ATATCACACCGCAGAAAGAAACTCAGGAAGGAATTCCACCCCCAACCCAGAGTCAGGAACCTCTGAAACCTCAGGAGAATATATCACGACCCATTCACCATCCCttagttttaaaaacaaactttgaggaagaagaggaggaagaagatgaacaaaatg ATGCTTCTAGTTTATGGACAAAGACTcctgaagaaattgaagaaaaaagagCAATAAAGGAAATGTGTTATAAATCTG GTGAATACTACAGATTTCATACTCCTCCAGATACTTTATCATCTAAAAGCATAGCCTCTACGGTGGAAAAAGAGTTAGAAAAGCCTTTGGAAAATGGCAGTGAATTGCAGGAAG gggACAGTCTGACAGTTCCAACAAAATTCAGCCTATTTGAAAGGCAAGGTGAGATAAAAGCATCACTGGATAGGAAACCAAGGACTGACAGTGCTGCTTTTGAAAATGGAG GAGGTGACTGCTACATTCCACAGAGGATCATATTTCTTGGAGTAGATGAAAATGAAGCTTTAactgaagagaaagaaatcacGATGTCGAAATATTCAAATGCTAAAG tACATGATGTCCAGCCAGTGAGGAAGCCTCATTTTAAAGgcgtgaaaaaaagaaaatggatttatGATGAACCAAAGAACTTTCCTGGCCCAGGAATGCGGAGAG CAGTACAGGCTCCAAATCCCCAAAATAAAATGAGTTACCATCGCAATAATAAAAACGGAAATTCTGAGAATGCCTCCTATATCCATGTTCAGAGAGATGCTGTCAGAACTGTCTCAATGAATGCACCTCCCCGCAGCAGGCCCACAAACGGGTCCTACAATAAAGTTGATGTTAACAAGGAACCCAAATTCAACCTCTGTTCAG atAAATATATGTCAACATCATATAATGGTTCAGCCTGGCGAAAAAGAATTCCTTTTTCAAAAACATATTCAAAAACTGAAAAGATATATACAG agcCAAGAAGAAATGGGAGCAAGTAA
- the C13H12orf50 gene encoding uncharacterized protein C12orf50 homolog isoform X1, with product MEMQQNCSISCFWETQPLGCVKISCIFYHSKPRNINGLFLPPSSNITPQKETQEGIPPPTQSQEPLKPQENISRPIHHPLVLKTNFEEEEEEEDEQNDASSLWTKTPEEIEEKRAIKEMCYKSGEYYRFHTPPDTLSSKSIASTVEKELEKPLENGSELQEGDSLTVPTKFSLFERQGEIKASLDRKPRTDSAAFENGGGDCYIPQRIIFLGVDENEALTEEKEITMSKYSNAKDNKDSPHPKRSLTTRLVPTTHVLNATENISMKCREDPSSIHDVQPVRKPHFKGVKKRKWIYDEPKNFPGPGMRRAVQAPNPQNKMSYHRNNKNGNSENASYIHVQRDAVRTVSMNAPPRSRPTNGSYNKVDVNKEPKFNLCSDKYMSTSYNGSAWRKRIPFSKTYSKTEKIYTEPRRNGSK from the exons ATGGAAATGCAG CAAAACTGCAGCATTTCATGCTTCTGGGAAACACAGCCTCTTGGTTGTGTGAAGATCAGTTGTatcttttatcacagcaaaccTCGAAATATCAATGGATTATTTTTGCCACCAAGTAGCA ATATCACACCGCAGAAAGAAACTCAGGAAGGAATTCCACCCCCAACCCAGAGTCAGGAACCTCTGAAACCTCAGGAGAATATATCACGACCCATTCACCATCCCttagttttaaaaacaaactttgaggaagaagaggaggaagaagatgaacaaaatg ATGCTTCTAGTTTATGGACAAAGACTcctgaagaaattgaagaaaaaagagCAATAAAGGAAATGTGTTATAAATCTG GTGAATACTACAGATTTCATACTCCTCCAGATACTTTATCATCTAAAAGCATAGCCTCTACGGTGGAAAAAGAGTTAGAAAAGCCTTTGGAAAATGGCAGTGAATTGCAGGAAG gggACAGTCTGACAGTTCCAACAAAATTCAGCCTATTTGAAAGGCAAGGTGAGATAAAAGCATCACTGGATAGGAAACCAAGGACTGACAGTGCTGCTTTTGAAAATGGAG GAGGTGACTGCTACATTCCACAGAGGATCATATTTCTTGGAGTAGATGAAAATGAAGCTTTAactgaagagaaagaaatcacGATGTCGAAATATTCAAATGCTAAAG ataACAAGGACAGTCCTCATCCAAAGCGTTCCCTAACTACCCGACTAGTACCTACAACGCATGTATTAAATGCTACTGAGAATATCAGTATGAAGTGCAGAGAGGACCCCTCTTCAA tACATGATGTCCAGCCAGTGAGGAAGCCTCATTTTAAAGgcgtgaaaaaaagaaaatggatttatGATGAACCAAAGAACTTTCCTGGCCCAGGAATGCGGAGAG CAGTACAGGCTCCAAATCCCCAAAATAAAATGAGTTACCATCGCAATAATAAAAACGGAAATTCTGAGAATGCCTCCTATATCCATGTTCAGAGAGATGCTGTCAGAACTGTCTCAATGAATGCACCTCCCCGCAGCAGGCCCACAAACGGGTCCTACAATAAAGTTGATGTTAACAAGGAACCCAAATTCAACCTCTGTTCAG atAAATATATGTCAACATCATATAATGGTTCAGCCTGGCGAAAAAGAATTCCTTTTTCAAAAACATATTCAAAAACTGAAAAGATATATACAG agcCAAGAAGAAATGGGAGCAAGTAA